TGTGGAGTTAAACTTTGTAACTCTCTTTTACTAAAAAAGGAGAATGAAAAAATCACAACACTACCCATTAATGAAAAATTCCTTTTTGCAGATTATCAATTTTCATCAGTTAAAAAATCTTTAGCTCTTTCCTATATTACTATTCATTATGTAGACTTCCATAATAGTGACAAGGTATATAAAACATACACTGTCTATATAGTTGATCTGCCCACTTTCAAAATTAAGAAAACCTTAGAGATAAAGCAGGAACCGGATTTTACAAAACTTTTAAAATAAAAAACGGGGTATTATTCCCCCATTCTCATTTTATAAAATGAACTACTGTAATTTAATGACCCATATCCAAAATCACTGATATCATAACGGTTATCTCCATAATATCCGTAGCCTTGTTTGATTAGGGAACATCTTTTAAATTGGTGAGTTGCATCATCTGGAATAAAATCTAAAATAATACTTAAGCGATCTTCATCTGGCAGAGACCTATTATCATGCGCTTTACGATACTCGTCTTCTTTTTCTCGAATTTCACGCAAAATTCGTCGCATATTATTAAAACTCCAACTTTGAACCACGTGATCAAAAACAAAAGCACGACCTTGTGTTGAAATAATACCAATGAATCACAAAAACCTTCCGCTCGATTAACAAAATCCATCGCCACATCTTCCTGGCACTTTTGATCATTTCCACTTCTTCCCATCTCCATGAATGGCTTCTCCCATTCCTTTATTACTACTCCACGATTGGAAATACTCGCCCCCTATTGAACTTGTTGTCTAAAACCGTACTCAAAAACTACTTTTTTAAGGATATCTCCTTTTTCTTTTCCGAAAATAGAGTAGAATTCTTTTTCATGCTATGAAATATATTAGCTAACTACCGGACGTATGAAACTGATTTAGAGTAGGTTTTATTTACTGTCTACTCTCATACACCCTCAACAGGTTTCCATCAGAACCCTCATTATGTTATTACGTGTCGGCGGAATCTTACCAACAAGAAGCATATGCTGTACTCGGTACTAAAGCAGGATACAAATTGTGGCAAGCTTATAAAGCAAGGCGGGATTGCGACTATAGATTCAAATCTGCAACAAATTAAATAGATATAAAAATTGGATTTCTGACATATCCAATTAAAGACTGGAAATAGTTTCCATATTATAGTAAATTGAGTCGTAACTGATGCACTTTTATTTATTTAGGAGGTATTCTATGGACAGTGTTTCTATTATCATTTGGGTGACCACTCTTTTTATAGTAACTTTGATCTTGTTTAAAAATATGTACATTTCAATAAAAATAACTAATATAAGGCTAAAAGAAATTTCTAAAAAATTAGCCATTGAAAATGAATTAGATTTAAAATTACAAACGTTGCTTGAGCGAGGACAAAAGGCTGAGGCAAAGAAATTAGCCCAAGATAAACTTAAATTAACACCTCGGGAAGCAAAGCATTATATTGAGCTACTATAAAAACATTAAGCCTTGCAATTAATGCAAGGCTTCAGGCTGTGGACAAACTCTCCTTAAGCTACAGATATAAGGAGAGTTTGTTTTATTTTTTGTTGGGAAAAAATCAGTAACTGAAGAAGCTTGCGCTTCTCCTTTTCAGGATTCCAAAGCCAAGTAGATAGTTTTTTTAAATTCATAGCAGCAAAAACAAGCATCACCTGCATGGTCACTTTTTTAATCCCCCGTAAAGTGGTCCATCTCAAGCCATGCTTTTCCTTTAAATCTGCGAATACTAGTTCAATCGTTTCTTTTCTTCTCGAATAGATTTCTCTATTTTTTGACGTATGTCTAAGATGATCAGCTTCTTCTATGTATTTTGCCCATATATGACGACTGATTTTTTTCACTGCATCCTTGCTATTTGTACATTGGTTCCGAAAGGAACAATCTTTACAGATGGATGGATTCGATCTGTTACATTCGATACCCCTCACGAGTTGTTGTTTCATAAGATAATACTTCATTTGCAGGACAAACATAGCAATCATAGTATTCATCGTAAGCATATTCGTATCTCTTAAAGAATCCATCCTTTGTACGTGGTCGCGTATACGGCATTACAGGACGTATACCAGATGTAATGAGGGTTTTAGCGATATAAGGGGTTTTATAGCCTGCATCTACTGCTACTGCATACGGTTTTCCCACTTGATGAATAGCTTGATGTAAAACTGAAACACTTGGCTGTCGTGGACATTAGCAGCTGTTACTTTTGCACTTAATATGAATCCGTTCTTATCGCTTGCGGCATGGAAAGAGTATGCAAATAACCTTTCTTTTTCATCTTTAATAAACCAACCACTATCAGGATCAGTAGTGCTCAACTTCACTTCCTTTTTTATAGACTCAGACTTTTTTGGCAAGGGCTTCTTTCCGTGATCGATCCTATCTTGATTTAATTCTTCTGTTAAATAAGATAGATATTTTTTAGGCTCTTGTTCAACTATGGTCTTTCTGTATTTCTTCTTATTTGCATTAGCCTTTACGTGAGTAGAATCAATAAATATAACGGAAGGATTAACAAATCGATGTGTAAGAGCTTCTCCAAGAATATGTGCAAAAATGGTTTCAAAAAGATCTGTATCTTGAAAACGGCGAGCATAATATTTACCGAAGGTAGAGAAATGAGGGATTGGTTGAGTGAAGTCATACCCGATAAACCATCGATAAGCAACATTAGTCTCCAGTTCTTTGATTGTCTGACGCATAGATTTTATTCCAAATAAATATTGAATAAATACGATCTTTAATAGCACAACAGGGTCGATACTCGGTCTCCCATTATCTGCCGAGTATTTGTCTTTTACAAGGTCATATATAAAAGTAAAATCAATTGCTTTCTCAATTTTACGAACTAAATGATCAGAAGGGACAAGCTCATCTAACGAAACAACGGACAGTTGGTAACGGGCTTCTGCATCTTGTCTTTTTAACAAGAAACTCACTCCTTTCCACTATATTCATACATTCAACAAAAAAGCGTGCAGATCTCCATACCTTTCGGTATTTTGTCTACACGCAGAAGCACCTTAGTAGGTGCTGATCTAATTAATACTCAGAGCTTCAGTTTGTGTCCTTAGTCATTTTTTTAAAAATAATCATTGTGACAAGAGATATATGATAAAAAAGTAGCGATCCAACTATATATATAATATAAGCTTTATAGTTAAATATTTTTTGTAGAATATCCCCTTTATTTAATCCGAAGAAAAACCAAGCTATAGAAATACCCGCTAAAGAATATAATCCTAAATTTAAAAAATAAAGCTTACTTTTAGTCGATATTTCCATTCTATTAGTAATAAAATCGATTAAGATAGTGCAGGGAATTCCAATAAACAAAAATATCGGGATGGAGTACATTAGATAGATTAGCATTAGAGTTATAAAAGGAAAATAATAGGTATTCGGCTGACGTGCTGTCATTGGTGTATATTCTGACACTGCAAGAACTAAGCAAAAAAGTATTGCGGTAACGACCCCAACAAAGATTCTGTGTAACATTGCCTTCCCCCTTTATTACTAGTCTAGTTAATAGTTCACATACATTAATTTCACTAAGGTGAAAAAACCGGAAGCTTAAGGGCTCCCAGTCTTCCAGTTTAATTAGAGATATTAAAATAATGTTTTGGAGTCAGTTCGAATAAATAAAAGAAATCATAAAGATCGTGTTGAAATAATTCTTCGTATGGACCATCATCAAAAGATATGTAGAACTCATGACTTGGTGCCCCATCATGCCAACCCTTAATTTTATAGTCACCGTCTTCTCTAAAAAGACTTGCAGTAAAAGCGTAATCAATTCCTGGCGGAGTAAATTTTAAAGAACCTTCTAAATATGGAATTCCAACTGAATGTTCAATATCAAATTTGATATTATCCATATTTACAATTTTTTCATCTAATCTAATTCCACTACTACCTGCCTTTTTGGTTTTAAGTAATTTTTTATTAGAGTCATAAAAAGTTGAGCTATTCACTTTTTTTGATAAAGTTGTATCTTCATCTGTAAAATCCGATTCAATATTTATCTGGGTTCTAAAACGAGAATGGGAAACTGCAAAATCTCTATTATCTCCACCAAAATATTCAACGTCTCTCTCCCATTTGTCTCCAGTTAATCTTAACCAATTCGGTACTGGATTTCCCACAATTTCGTCACCTATAAAAGTTGTATATCTTAACTTTACGTTATCTACATCATTATTTGAAGAAATCCCTAACGGAGATACTTTTTCTTTCTCTACAATTTTAATAATTGAAACATAATTATAGAGGAGTTCTTCGCCTTTTGAAACAATTTCGGAATCATTAGCTTCTCCACTTTTCAAAAGATGCTGTATTTTCTCTTTTCTCTTTTCCTTTTCTTCTTTATCTAGTGGAATTTTACCAAGAAACTCATAGATAACCTTCTCTTCTCCTCCGTCCAATTCATCACTATATTCACTTGTCTGGACAGTATCAATTATTTTTCCGTTTTTCTTAATTTGATACTCCTCTACCTGTCCGTTATCATCCCAGTCAAATTTTATATTTTTCCCATCGGAAATCGTTGAAACAACAGTATCATTTATTTCGTTATCATTAGCAGATAGCGAAATTAGACCCGCATTTTTTATTTCTGATTCCAAAGTCTCAGTATATAATTTTGTGCTCATAATCTCAGAATTGTCAGAATCAAGAGCTACTAACTTATACTTATAGCTTTTTCCTGATTTTAAATTATTATGTATAAAGGAGTTTTCTAAGCCACTGAATAACTCAGTGTCCCCCTGATAAACCTTATATTGAGCTGTATTGGGTATATCTCCCCATTTAAGGATAATTTGATCTTGATGAGGCTCAATAGTAATGTTTTTTAGTAGGTCTTGATGACTGACCTTTTCTGAAGCATATGCATTAGCTGATCCAAAAATTGTAGATAAAGCGATTATGCCGGATAGTAACATCCTCTTCATTTCTATACACCACCATTTTTATAATTATATTACAATTTAATAATAACATTATTATGATAATTTTACCATTTTTTTATAATATTAGATTCAAAAAATATTATTCTCTACCCATATAAGAACTCTTCAAAAAAATATTAGCTTTTTATATTGGTACTTCATCCATTTTTTTATCAACAGCAATTCTTTTTTGTTTACAAAAAGACATGAAGTATCCTTAGCTCAACATATGTCAATAACAAAAGATTTATTTGTCTCTCTACTTATAGGTGGCTTTTGCATGACAAAAAAAGCCACTCATCAAGAGTGACTTCTTTTTTATAAAAAATTTTAAAAGAAAAAGTTCAGCCACACGTTTTTTTAGATGACTTTCTTTAATATTCAACATATCCAAACCCGTGAATAGGAAAATCAGAGTTGTTTATAATGTGGATATAGTAACTCCCAGGAGGAAGATTGGGAAATGTTATCTTGAAATCCCCCTCAATTGTAATTTGACCATATACCTCCTTAACGGATACTTCTCCATTAGGATTCATAAGCTTGTATGTCACCTTAGGGTATCCATCTCTCTTACCATCCCCCCACCATTGAAGAAGTGTAAAAGTAACATCAGTTGTTGAACCTACCCAAAATTCCTTTGTTTTTGTTTGCCTCATAAGACGGCTCAACTCATAACTCATTCTTAATTCTTGTGTTGATGCGGTTTGAAGACTAACACTCTTAGGTTTAACCTGCTGATTTTCACTTGCTGACACGCCAACAGAAAAAGTCGATAATCCAGCTACTAGAGTCATAGCTACTACTGTAGATTTGAATAGTTTCACTACATTAAACTCCTATTATTTTTTGTAATATAAGTATTATATTACAAAAAATTGCAAATATTTCGAACTATTTTTGAAATTTATCTCTATTTATTAAAAAATAAAAAGCTGCCCGTAAATATCCGGTTTTTCACATGATATTATCATGCGCTTTACGATACTCGTCTTCTTTTTCTCGAATTTCACGCAAAATTCGTTGCATATTATTAAAACTTCAACTTTGAACCACGTGATCAAAAACAAAAGCAAGACCTTGTGTTGAAATAATACCAAATAAATCAAAAAAAACTTCCGCTCGATTAACAATCCATCGCCACATCTTCCTGGCACTTTTGATTATTTCTACTTCTTCCCATCTCCATGAAAGGCTTCTCCCATTCCTTTATTACTACTCCACGATTGGAAATACTCGCTCCCCATTGAACTTGTTGTCTAAAACCGTACTCAAAAACTACTTTTTTAAGAATATCTCCTTTTTCTTTTCCGAAAATAGAATAGAATTCTTTTTCATGGTATGAAATATATTGTTTTAAAACTGGTTGAAGAGTTCTCTGTCCAAAGTTAAATTGGATAATTCCAAAAGAGATACCCTAACCATCAAAGTTACCAGCCAAGTTTGAGTAGCCATAATGCCTCTCAAAAAACCCTGAATGTTGTAATAAGTCACGTATTAAATAGCTTGCAACTGCCCTTACTTCACGCCCTTTATCATATTTTGGCAGCAAAAAAGTCCATACAGTGTTAAACATATTCAAAGTCATCGACAAAACATTTGAGTTATTTACTTTTTTTACTATAATTGTTATTTACAGTAAATAGAATGGCATTTATAATCAAGCACGTAACATACTACTTAAGGAAGGTTGTGGTTCTATGACAAAAGGTAAAGCAGTCATGTCAGCAATGATGTTGGTTCCTCTTTTGTTTGGCGTAAACCAAGTTCATGCAAAGCAAGAAGTGACATCAAGCTCAGTCTCTGCAATGGACACAGTTGAAGTTCCTGCAAGTTTGAAAGTTGGAGATGTCCTTTACCTGTCAGGAAGTGGGTTCTACCTAAATGGAGATTATGGTGTTATTTCACTTGATAGAAATGGTAAAGTCGTTGCTCTCAAAGAAGGCAGAGCCTCTGTAGGTGGAACTTTAGGTAATGGGCAACATGTTGTCTATTACATTACTGTTACCAATTAATTTTTTCATTACTGAAACTATCAAGAGACTGAGACTCGAAGCTCAGTCTCTTGTTTTTTTCTACAGTTCCAAGCTTTTTCAGAGAAAATATTCTTACCTACTTCCTGACCGGCCTTTCCTTAAACCATGCAATTTTTAACAAATCGTATGTTGAGTAATTAACCTAGTGAAAAAGATTACACCAATTTACCAATTTTTTTATATAATCGAAATGTCTCACAAACTTAAAAAGCAGGTGATATCCTTGATTGACATGGGCGAAATTATACATAGTTTTTTTGCATTGCTGCCCATTTTCTTAAATATTTTCTTTAGTATCTGGGCCTATCGTGATTCAAGAAGTAGAGGTAATAGTAAGGAATTCTCACTCATTGCATTAATAGTTGTATTGGCTTTTCCTATCATTGGTTTGGTATTATATTTGATCATTCGAAGAGATTAGTTTTTGTGGGGTGTAAGGGGATAACGATGCCCCTTACACTGTTTCAATGAGCTGCTGTTTGGTCATTGTGCTTCCTCCTATCCAAAGCTAACAATCATGCCCTGTTCATACGAACCGAGGATATACATATCTTCGTGCCTACATCATTCATCCTGATCAAATCGGTACCTATCCGTAACAGCGATAATGTTCGGTTTACCTTTTCCAGATTTGACTGTGATGCAGTATCATGTCGTGCATTTGGTGTTTGGTAAGGCTGGTGAAGCTTATCTGATTAACCACTCTTCATCATCTTCCTAGAAATCTAAAGGCGTACAACGTGAATCATCCCGAATATAAGTAGCCCCAATTGTTACCACATTTGCATTCCATATGAGCTACTATCGACCAAAGGCATTGACTCGTCTTTTTCTTATTTAGCCAACATAGTGACTCAATATACAATCGGAAAGAGCATAGGTACTCTAACTAAACACAAATAGTGTGAATGCAAATTTGTTATGTACATTATTACCAAGAATGAAAAGGGTTGCCCGTTCCCATTCCCCCAAAAATAGGTTCTGTTAAAGAATGTGATTTGTTATTCAGCTAACGAGTAGTTTAATCGCAAAAAATTTTTACCAAGCACAATAAATCCGTTCTTTGAATATGATGGGTTATAAGTCAGTGTGTGCACTCTATTTGTTTTGTACTAAAGGGTGAAACTTGCGAAATTGTATTTTACAGTCTCACCTCACACCGATATGTATGAGCAATTACTATGTTTGGTGGGAGGAAGAATAAATGGATTCCTTTCAAAAAAATAACATGTTAGCACAAAATTCATCGAATAATGCTAAAAAGAAACAGTCAGCCAACAATTCATTAGATAATGAAAAAAGGAAGCAGCCAACCGATAATTCATCAGATAATAAAAAAAAGAAGCAGCCAACCAATTATTCATCCAATAATAAAAAAAAGAAACAGTCAACCAATAATGCTAAAAAGAAACAATCAACCAATAATTCATCCATTTTACATTGCATGAATGGCAATAATTTAGAGCTTATTGTGGCTGCTCTTCTTTTAACTGGTAAGTTAAGAGTAGATGCTGTTCAATTGTTTAGACAAGCTACGATGATTGTCAGTTTAACGGGAAAGTACGTTACATTAGGCGATTTGAACAATACAAATGTAGATAGCATGCTAAAATTTCTCAACGATAATGGCAATATAACTGTGGATGAGATTATTCAGGCACTTAAAAAGAAAATGGATAATTAATAAGTATTAAAAGGAAAAGGGTGAGCTCATAATGAAAAATTTTGATGGAGAGGGTTTCTCGGAATTAATACTAATAGTTATTTTAATTACATTGCTAATATTTGGTTCCACAGATATAGTTGGTCTTTCCGCTCAACCAACAAAACCATAGAAAGAGAATGCCAACCCCCATTTAATTTTTCTGAACAGGACTTAAAAGGAGTCCTTTTTTTTATGAATGATCAACATTGTTGTATAACAGAGTCAAAAAATAAATTCAATCTCTTCTTTTTCTATAGTTGACTTACAATATATTTAACGTAAGCAACATTCTATCTACAAAATATATTGTTTCTTCATAAGAAGTTTCACTTATGTAAGGGTTTCCATGCGCGTATCGGGATATATATTGTAAAATCAATTCCACAATTATATTCCGTCACCTGTAATTTGCTTGGGGCCCTAATTAGAATCACGAATCGTTCTAGTAGCATCTTTTATATACTTGGTATCAGTAAGTTTTTTCATTAAGAAACTCGCTAAGGAATCAGATTAAGAAGAAATCACAATTAGAAACTGCTAAAAATGATGTTGAGAAGCAGCTACATAAACTTCAGGAAAGCAAAAAGAAATGGCAATTTGCATTTGTTGAGGAGCTTCTAACAGTTGAAGAATTACGAAAGCGGACAATGGAGGAACGTGATTTAAAAACTCAGTCATTAAATGATCTGGAAGCTATTAATAAACAAATGAAAGCAAGTGCATCATGTTCTGATGCGTTTGAATTCATGCTTAAGCTTCCAGATCTATGGCCAGTACTCAGTGATCCAGATAAAAGCAAAATGATAAGAACTATTTTTACACCATAGTTGTTAATACACCATTTACAAAAGTAGTGGCTAGAAGGGGTACACCATTGCCAGCTTCAATTGAAAGGATTAAGTACAACTAACTCTTTTTCGTTTTCCATTTGATATGAAAGCCAAGCCATACCATCAGTAAACCACCCCATAGACTAGCCAGTACATAGCAAATGGCAAGTACATATTGATGCTGATGCCAAAGGGTAAGTGTCTCTACACTAAAAGTCGAAAAGGTCGTGAAAGAACCAATAAACCCTGTTCCTACTCCTAAGGTAAACCAAGCAGGCAGTTGATTTCGGGTTAAGAGATATTGATTGAGAGCTCCCAATCCGATACAGCCTATGAAATTGACTACTAGCGTACCTAAAGGAAATGAGAGCTCCCACCAGCCCGCTGTCCATGCTCCTACTAAATATCGGGATACAGCCCCCAACATTCCTGATAGTCCAACAATTAAAAAAGACATGCATTCTCTCCTTTTCCACTATTTTTCACATATATACAAACAAACTCCTACCAGTAATATTACTGGTAGGAGTCATTAGCCTATTGGCGCTTAGGGCGAACTCCATCGCCTCTATTTACTTGTAAAAACCTGTTTCACAGCACTAGTGCTACGGATCATTTGGAAAAATCACATAGACTAGTGCTTAGGTTCCTCATCCTCTACATAACGGATCGAATCTAAACTAGATTTCAAGGAAGCCTTCATAGCATCAATGTATTTTTGACGAAGAACTTGTTGCTCCGTTTTTTCTTCTGGAGTTAAGCCAACATCCTTCGATTTCTTGGCTAATTCATTAATACGTTTTACTTCTGCATCAGTAACCAATGGTGATACCTCCTCAACTAACTTCTCTTTATTATAACACAAGACCAAAGGAGAGGAGATATAAATTATGGCTCCCGCTTATCGGTATACTGGAATAGCTAGATTATTTCCTGCATAAATCATGGGGCTATCTAACTGATTTTGTTTCATGATCTCATCCATTAGCTCTCTGGCTGATAGCCCAGATTCCTGTTGATAAGCTTGTGCAATACTCCACAGCGTATCACCTGGCTGAATTGTAATGACTATAGCTACCTGCTGTGTATGGGGAGCCGCAATAGCCACCTTCTCTTTTCCAAAAATCATGCTGCCTGCTGCAAAGGATACTATGATCAGCAATAACGTTACGATTGCTTGCCCTCGCGTTATCCCTTTTCTATGATGTACCAATGTGTTCTTACTCGTCATTGTTTTTGTTTTATCTTTATATAGATTCTGACAATTGCTAGATTGTACCATCATTATCATCACCCTCACAAACGTTTGTTCTCATTCTGATAACATCATCATAATGCGAACAAATATTCCTGTCAAGCAAAAGAATCGAACTAATGTTTGTCGAACGCAAATTCTCATGGTATAATGTAGAAAATATCTGGATCGAGAGAATGAGGTGTTCGAAATGTCCAAACTCTCCAATCGCCAACAAGCGATCATTGATTTTATTCGTAAGGAAGTAAAAGATAAAGGTTATCCCCCGTCTGTTCGAGAAATCGGTGAAGCCGTAGGACTAGCTTCCAGTTCCACTGTTCACGGTCATCTCGCAAGACTTGAAAAGAAAGGCTTAATCCGCCGCGATCCTACTAAGCCACGTGCTATTGAATTATTGGACGAGACTCGTCTACAGGACGATTATGAAAGCTCCATCGTTCGAGTACCAGTGGTTGGTAAGGTAACGGCAGGTCAACCTATTACAGCTATTGAACAGGTGGAAGAATATTTTCCATTGCCAGAAAACATCGTTACGTCTGACAATGTGTTCATGTTGCGCGTTATGGGAGAGAGCATGATCGAAGCAGGCATTTTAGATGGCGATTATGTAATTGTCCGCCAACAAAATGTAGCTAACAACGGGGATATCGTGGTAGCCATGACCGAAGAGGATGAAGCAACTGTAAAACGTTTCTTTAAAGAGAAAACCCACTTCCGTCTACAACCGGAAAACTCACAACTAGAACCAATCATTTTAGATAATGTGACGATTTTAGGTAAAGTAATTGGCGTTTACCGCCTTTTCCACTAGTGCATTGGATTTTTAACTTCTCACATGCTTACACGTACAAACTCTTGGTGAGGATCATACTCGCCAAGAGTTTTTTACTGCTCAAATTTATTGTTTGTAACGGTTTATTTTATGCCCCACTCTACCTATCTCCTTGATACCTTTCGTGTTTCTCCTACTATTTGGACTTATATTTAGGTGTAAATTAGCTGCATAGCCACTTAAAACAGTGTTTCTTTTTAGCAAATCTTCAAACAATCTTCAAACAAGCCTTCTCTAATTCTGATTTGTAAACACAAATAAACCGAGATTGCCGGTTTCCCTACAGGAAATGATAGAGAATTTGACAATCTCGGTTATATGGAATGGATCAACACTCAAAATCCAATGTAACGATCCACAATAAGCTTTACCAAGCAACAATAAAGAACCAGATAATCATGATGAGTTGGATAGAGATTTTCATAATGACACTGCTAAAGAAACCTATAAGACTTCCTATCGCTATCTTAAAAGCTCGTTCTGCCGGTTGTTTTTGCATCAGCATTTCAATTAATAATACAAATACAAATGGGAGAATAATCATACCAAATGGCGGAAACGTAAGTACACCAATAATAACACCTAATATTGACCCGATTGCTGATGCTTTTGAGCCACCATATTTTTTAACAAAGTACATATTAGTCAATAGGTCAGCACCAAATAACACCACACTCAAAATCCCCATTCCCCACCAGAAGGAAACCGGTAATCCTGCTCCAGGCTCTGCAATCGCGAATTGATATAGTAAAAAA
The nucleotide sequence above comes from Brevibacillus laterosporus LMG 15441. Encoded proteins:
- a CDS encoding DUF3238 domain-containing protein produces the protein MKRMLLSGIIALSTIFGSANAYASEKVSHQDLLKNITIEPHQDQIILKWGDIPNTAQYKVYQGDTELFSGLENSFIHNNLKSGKSYKYKLVALDSDNSEIMSTKLYTETLESEIKNAGLISLSANDNEINDTVVSTISDGKNIKFDWDDNGQVEEYQIKKNGKIIDTVQTSEYSDELDGGEEKVIYEFLGKIPLDKEEKEKRKEKIQHLLKSGEANDSEIVSKGEELLYNYVSIIKIVEKEKVSPLGISSNNDVDNVKLRYTTFIGDEIVGNPVPNWLRLTGDKWERDVEYFGGDNRDFAVSHSRFRTQINIESDFTDEDTTLSKKVNSSTFYDSNKKLLKTKKAGSSGIRLDEKIVNMDNIKFDIEHSVGIPYLEGSLKFTPPGIDYAFTASLFREDGDYKIKGWHDGAPSHEFYISFDDGPYEELFQHDLYDFFYLFELTPKHYFNISN
- a CDS encoding prealbumin-like fold domain-containing protein; its protein translation is MKLFKSTVVAMTLVAGLSTFSVGVSASENQQVKPKSVSLQTASTQELRMSYELSRLMRQTKTKEFWVGSTTDVTFTLLQWWGDGKRDGYPKVTYKLMNPNGEVSVKEVYGQITIEGDFKITFPNLPPGSYYIHIINNSDFPIHGFGYVEY
- the crcB gene encoding fluoride efflux transporter CrcB, producing MSFLIVGLSGMLGAVSRYLVGAWTAGWWELSFPLGTLVVNFIGCIGLGALNQYLLTRNQLPAWFTLGVGTGFIGSFTTFSTFSVETLTLWHQHQYVLAICYVLASLWGGLLMVWLGFHIKWKTKKS
- a CDS encoding DUF896 domain-containing protein encodes the protein MVTDAEVKRINELAKKSKDVGLTPEEKTEQQVLRQKYIDAMKASLKSSLDSIRYVEDEEPKH
- the yneA gene encoding cell division suppressor protein YneA; this encodes MMVQSSNCQNLYKDKTKTMTSKNTLVHHRKGITRGQAIVTLLLIIVSFAAGSMIFGKEKVAIAAPHTQQVAIVITIQPGDTLWSIAQAYQQESGLSARELMDEIMKQNQLDSPMIYAGNNLAIPVYR
- the lexA gene encoding transcriptional repressor LexA, which gives rise to MSKLSNRQQAIIDFIRKEVKDKGYPPSVREIGEAVGLASSSTVHGHLARLEKKGLIRRDPTKPRAIELLDETRLQDDYESSIVRVPVVGKVTAGQPITAIEQVEEYFPLPENIVTSDNVFMLRVMGESMIEAGILDGDYVIVRQQNVANNGDIVVAMTEEDEATVKRFFKEKTHFRLQPENSQLEPIILDNVTILGKVIGVYRLFH
- a CDS encoding DUF456 domain-containing protein, yielding MDVLLWLIVILLFGVSIAGIFFPVLPDTIMLWGGFLLYQFAIAEPGAGLPVSFWWGMGILSVVLFGADLLTNMYFVKKYGGSKASAIGSILGVIIGVLTFPPFGMIILPFVFVLLIEMLMQKQPAERAFKIAIGSLIGFFSSVIMKISIQLIMIIWFFIVAW